The Bacteroidia bacterium genomic interval AAGTAAAGTGTTTCTAAATATAGTAAATTATTTTATTTGTATAATAATGTTTATGTATTAAATGTGCTTATTTTAGTAATAATCCAGCGAAAACAGGCCTATACTTATTTAAAGGACTAATTTTTCCCTGATATTTTGTATGTTAGTCAAGCGAACCATAAGACCTTAGATTTTTACGCTTTAATACTGACACCACATGTCTACTAATTCTCGCAGAGCTTTCCTGAAAAAAGCAGGAACAGGTTTAGCTGCGGCTACCTTTATTCCATCTACATTTACCATCCTCAAAGCCAAACCTCAATTGTCAGAGGAGATCATCGGCCATGGTAAATACCGATACCGGGTTCACAAAGCCTGGGGAGATCTGAATCCCTCCAATACTCCGGTAAATAATTGCCACGAAATGGTCATGGACTCCAAGGGAAGGTTGATCATGGTTACGGATGAAACCAAGAACAATATTTTGGTCTATGATAAATCCGGAAAACTTCTGGATTCCTGGGGACATGAATATCCGGGAGGACATGGATTGACTCTTTGGGATGAAGGAGGCGAAGATCGTCTCTTTATTTGTGATCCGGGTCTGGACAAGGTGTTTAAGACCAGCATCGATGGAAAAGTGCTCCTGACCATTGAACATCCCAAAACCATCGGAGAGTACGAAGATGATTGGGCCTTCAGCCCGACAGAGACAGCGATTGGTCCCAATGGAGATATATATGTTGCTGATGGATATGGCTCCCAGTACATCCTTCAATACAACAGCAAGGGAGAATTTATCCGCAAGTTTGGGGGTAGGGGAGATAAGGATGAGCAATTTGCCACGGCCCATGGCGTTACCCTGGATACCCGCGATTCTAATAATCCGACCCTTCTGTGCACCTCACGGGCTCATAATGCATTCAAAAGATTTAGCCTGGATGGAAAATATCTCAGCACAATCTTCCTGCCCGGAGCTTTTGTATGTCGCGCCGTGATCGACGATGACAATCTCTATGCAGGAGTTTGCTGGTCGAGAAAGAGATATTATAACCGGACACCTGATAGTGGATTTGTCACCATCCTGAATGGGGAGAATAAAGTAATTTCAAATCCCGGAGGTAGCAAGCCCAAGTATCGTAAAGGTGAGCTACAGATGATGGTTCAGGAACAAAATATTTTCAATCACTGCCATGATGTTTGTATCGATGAGGATAAAAACATTTATGTATGTCAGTGGAATGCAAATAAGACCTATCCCATCAAATTGGAAAGAGTATAAGGTGATTGTAAAGAGTTTGAGTACCCTAAGCTCAGCTCCCTGTTTATATGGATAGAACTATAGCAATAAGTGAGTTCCCGGAATTGATGCAATTCGGGGATACCGGCCCTTTTGAATTATCAATCAATAAAAGGGAAGAAGAAAAGGACCTTCTCATTTACAGCATTTCTTTAAAAACGGATAGGAAAAGTTCCCCACAGCCCATTACACTCAGGTGGAAATTGCCCTCCAGGCACGTAAATGGTGTTTGGAAACCCGGGGGATTGCATGATAAACGTTTGCAATATGACTGGGAGTTGGAGCATGTCAAATCCCGTATTTCGGTAAATGCGCCGGTAGTATCTGTTTTTGGGCATGATGATCGCAATGTGATCACATTCGCTTGCTCGGATGCTATCAATCTTTTGGAAATGAATGCGCTGCTGAGAGAAGAAGATCAGCATTTATATTGTCATCTGGCTTTGTTTACAGAAAGGCATCCCGAGATATTCGAGTATTCTGCAGAGTTGCGAATAGATGTCAGGGAGCAAAGCTTCCATCAGAGTTTGAAAGATTGCTCACAATGGTGGGAAAGTTTTGAAGCTTCACGACCTGCTCCTGTACCTCCTCTTGCTAAACTTCCTCTTTATTCTACCTGGTATAACTTTCATCAGGATTTGGAAGAAGAGATTTTGTTGGAAGAGTGCCGGATCGCCAAAGAGATGGGCTATGATTTGATCATCCTGGACGATGGATGGCAAACCATGGATACCAATCGTGGATATGACTATACCGGAGACTGGCAGCCAGATCGTTTTCCGGATATGGCAAGTTTTGTGGAAAAGGTCCATGAAACAGGCATGAAAATCGGGATTTGGTATTCGGTTCCTTTTTGTGGAAAGAAGTCAAAAGCTTATCAAAAGTTCAAAGGTAAATTTCTAACTGAAAATCACCGCTGGGCTCCCGTTTTTGATCCTCGCTATCCCGAGGTCCGGGAGCACCTGATCGGCTTATATACCCATGCGGTAAAACATTGGAAGCTGGATGCATTGAAACTGGATTTTATTGATGATTTCCAGGTATATCCGGAAACCGTATTGACTTCAGAGGATGGTAGGGATTATGCCAATGTAAATGAAGGAGTGGATCGCCTGCTGGAAGATGCCATAAAAGCCCTTACAGAAATACGGCCGGATATAGCCATAGAATTTCGTCAGCAATATATAGGGCCTGTTATGCGAAAGTTTGGCAATATGTTTCGCGCATTTGATTGTCCCATAGATCCAGTCTCCAATCGGATCAGAATCACAGATGTCAAACTGCTTTGTGGAGATTCTGCTGTTCATTCAGATATGCTTATCTGGCATCCGGAGGAGGAAGTTGAAGTAGCAGCCCTTCAGTTGCTCAATGCTTTTTTTGGAGTACCTCAAATGTCTGTTCATCTCAGGAATACCTCTGAGCAGTATTTACAAATGATCCGTCACTACACTTCATTTTGGAAACAGCATGCTGATCTGATTATGCATGGGAATTTTATCCCACACAATCCTCTGGGTAACTATCCTTTGCTGGAAGTTGAGAAAGACGGCCATCGCATCATTGGGGTATATGATGAAATGCTTGCCCCTATAGGCGATGCTAGGATCAATGATCTGCTCAATGCAAAGAGCTCAGCGAATCTTGCCATCCGATATGATGGACCGGAAAGTATATTTTTAGTCCGAAGCTGGGATTGTAAAGGGCATCTAAAGTTGAGTAAGGAATTGAATTTGGGGAAAGGCCTCTTCGAATTGAGTGTTCCGCCAGCCGGAAGGCTTCGTCTGGAGAAAGTACAACAAAGCATGTAATCATATGATTTATAGGAGCTTTTCTGGAGATTAGGATTTGTCAATACTTATTGTCATTTTTACCATTAGTCTCTTGAAATCTTTTTTTGATGAAAGCTCAAACTACCCTACTACTAATGGTTCTGCTATCAGCATGGATAGCAGGATGTTCCCCCAAAGTCACTGAATCCCGAGAGGTCCTTCCCCAAGGAATGGATGATTTCTATGCCGAGGACTTCCATATTGGTGCGGCAATCAATCGTGCCCAGATCTTGCAGACTGATAGCATGGCTGCTCAATTATTGAAGCAGGAGTTTAACAGCATTACACCGGAGAATATCATGAAATGGATGTATATCCATCCCGGTCCCGATAGTTTCAATTTCGACATGGCAGATCGCTTTATCAACTTAGGGGAGTCCCAGGATAAGTTTATAGTGGGACACACCCTTGTCTGGCACAGTCAATTGGCTCCCTGGGTCGAAAGTATTATAGATGATAAAATATTCGAAGCTTCTTTCGACACACATATCCAGGAAATTGCGGGTCGATATGCCGGGAAGATTGATGCCTGGGATGTTGTGAATGAGGCTTTGAATGAAGACGGAAGTCTACGGAAGTCGATCTTTCTGGAAAAGATGGGAGAGGATTATTTAAGCCGGGCTTTTAAGCAGGCTGCAGGAGCAGACCCCAATGCGGAACTTTATTACAATGACTATAATCTTTGTCAGGAGAAGAAGCGGGCTGGAGCGATAGCCTTGATTAAGCAATTGCAGGAAGATGGCTGTAAAGTTGATGGAGTTGGCATTCAGGCTCATTGGAGCCTTTTAGGACCTTCTATTGAGGAGATAGAGGAAAGTATTCTTGAATATTCTGCCCTGGGAATAAAAGTTATGTTTACTGAACTGGATGTTACGGTGCTTCCGAATCCCTGGGATTTGCAGGGAGCGGAGGTCAGTCAGAATTATGAAGGCAGCCCTTTTATGAATCCCTATCCGGAAGCATTGCCGGATTCTGTTCAGGAAGCATTGGCAAAGAGATATGAAGATATCTTTATGTTATTCCTGAAACATAAGGATAAAATAAGCCGGGTGACTTTCTGGGGCGTACATGATGGCCAATCCTGGCTCAATGGATGGCCGATAAAAGGTCGTACAAATTATCCCTTGATCTTTGATCGGAATTATCAGCCCAAAAAAGCGTATGAAATTCTCAGAATATTAAAAATACCCTCCTGATCAGTATATAATCTTATTACTTCTACTATGGAAGCGACTACTTCTATCTCGCACAAACTTTCAGTTAAGGAGAAGATTGGATATGCGCTGGGCGATCTCTCAGCCAATTTGATTTTCCAAACCCTGATGACTTTCCTGGCATTCTTTTATACAGATGTATATAAGATTCCCTCTGAAACGGCAGGTGTTATCATCTTTCTGGGTGGATTTGTAGGAGCCTTTTTCAATGTGATTATGGGAGCGATTGCCGATCGAACCCATACGCGTTGGGGGAAATTCCGACCCTGGATTTTATGGACAGCTGTACCCTTTGGGGTGATCGCTATGTTGGCCTTTAGTACACCTGATTTTGGTCCAAATGGAAAGGTGGTTTATGCTCTCATCACGTATTTCTTATTGGTTATTGTTTATTCCGCCAATAATCTTCCTTACTCTGCCTTGAGTGGTGTACTGACAGGAGATATGGCTGAACGAAATAGTCTTTCCTCCTACCGCTTTGTTGCGGTAATGGTTGCACAATTTATTATTCAGGTGCTCCTGCTTCCTCTGGTATTGATCCTTGGAGATGGAGATCAGGCCGCAGGTTTTAAAGATACCATGACCATTTTTGCAGTTGTCGGAGTTATCTTTCTTCTCATCACTTTCCTTACTACCAAAGAACGGATCATTCCTGCACCCGAGCAAAAGTCCAGCATTTTGCAAGACCTGAAAGACCTCAGCAAAAATAAACCCTGGGTAGCCATGCTGGTAATGACCATATTGATATTCATTACCCTGGCACTCAAAGGGGGAATGTACATTTATTATTTTCAGAACTACCTAAGCGAAGCTCACATGCTCAGTTTTCTGGCTGACATCGGCTTTAACGGCTTCATCGATAGTTTAAACGGACTGCTAAACAGCATGGGTCTGAGCAACTTTCAATGGCCAGAAGATGCTCCTACTTCCGCCTTCAGTTTATTCAATGCTGGTGGGATCATTTTTATGATTGTTGGAATCATGTTTTCCAAGCCTTTGGCAGATAAATATGGAAAAAGGGACGTTTTTGGGATCGGCCTTTTATTTTCCGCACTTTTTCTCATTCTCTTTTATTTCTACTCACCTAGCTCTATTGGACTGGTTTTTATAACGCAAATTCTGCACGGATTTGCCTATGGAATCACGATCCCTTTACTCTGGGCTATGATAGCAGATGTAGCAGACTACTCTGAATGGAAGAATGATCGCCGCGCCACAGCGATCATCTTTTCTGCCATGATCTTCGGACTGAAAGCAGGTTTAAGTATTGGGGGAAGTTTGGTCGCCTGGTTATTGGCAGGATATGGATATGAAGTAGAAGCAGCCACTCAAAGTGCCAGTGCCATAAATGGGATAAACCTTTCTATCAGCATTTATCCAGGCCTCATCTTTATCATGGCGGTAGCTTGCCTTTTCTTTTATGAAATCAACAAAAAGATGGAACTCCAGATAGAGGAAGAACTGAAAAAACGTAGAACGTAATTTCTTTTTATATGCCAGAAGATAGCATAGACCATATTGATTTTGATGAACTGGATCGCAAAGCGATATCAGCCCCTTTGGTTGACCACCTTTTTACAGCCGATCCCTCTGCCCATGTATTTCAGGGGCGGATTTATATTTATCCTTCTCATGATATAGATGCGGGAATCCCATTCAATGATAATGGAGATCACTTTGGGATGCGGGACTATCACGTATTTTCTATGGATAGCCCAGGCTCCGGTCTTATTGATCATGGAGTTGCCCTGGATGTACAAGATGTTCCCTGGGCAGAAAGACAAATGTGGGCGCCGGATGCAGCTGAGAAGGGCGGCAAGTACTATCTCTATTTCCCTGCAAAAAGAGCCGATGGCATTTTTCAAATTGGAGTGGCCATAGCTGATCACCCGGCTGGTCCTTTTATAGCAGAAGCAGAGGCTATAAAGGGTAGTTATTCGATAGATCCTGCGGTTTTTGAGGATGAAGGGAGTTACTACCTTTATTTTGGCGGAATTTGGGGAGGACAGCTTCAAAAATATCGGAACAATCGCTATGAGGAGGATAATGAGGAGCCTAAGCCCCATGAAGCTGCTTTAGGACCTATTATGGCCCGACTAAGGGCTGATATGAAAGAAATGGTAGAAGAGCCTCGAGAGTTGCAAATTCTGGATGAAGATGGAGAGCCTTTATTAGCCGGAGACAATGATCGGAGATTCTTTGAAGCTCCCTGGGTCCATAAATATAAAGGGAAGTACTATTTTTCCTATTCTACGGGAGATACCCATTTTATTTGTTATGCCATTGGAGATAATCCTTATGGACCCTTTACCTATGCTGGCAGGATTTTAAACCCGGTAGTCGGATGGACCAGTCATCATTCAATTTGCGAAGTGGAAGGCAAATGGTACCTCTTTTATCACGACTCCAGTCTGTCGAAAGGAATAACTCATTTACGCTCCATGAAGATGACTGAGATTCACTATGATGATCAGGGCTATATCCAGACGATTGATCCCTATGTAGAGTAATTAAAGGTAGAAGGAGGAATAAGAAATGTAGAAATGAGGAATCCTCCTCGACCCCCAATATCTAAAACCCAAATTTCCCAATACTTTACTCCTGAACCCATAATTTTTTGAACTCCTGTCCGTCAAACTGTAACAGATAAATGCCCGCTTCTTCTGGACCAGGGAAGGTTCTGACTGTTGTCAGACTTTCATAAATCAATTTTGCCCGTAGATCATAGATGCGGACATAAGCTTCTTTATTTATGCGAATTTGCTGATTTATCTGAACAGGATTAGGGCCAAATAAGATGCGATCCGATGGCTGACTTCTCATAGTCCTGCTACCGCTATAGGTGATTTGTCCATTTTGATCTATCATCTTTAGGCGAAAGAAGAGTTCCTCCGCTGGCCATTCTTTTTCTTCGTAGACATCCAAAGCTTTTTTATCAAAAAAATATATCTCCTGTACTTCTTCGAATGCCTGATTGTCTAGAGAGCGTTCGAGGAAAGCCCGTTCATTGTCAAATTCAGAGATGAGGTTCCAATAGATCTTATTTCCCCTCACTTCAAAATTCAGAATTTCGATAGGAAAGATTAGATCCAAGCCCTCCCACCAGCTCACAGCCAGACTTCTCCCATTGCCATACACATTGGCGATGGGGTAGTAAGGAGTCCCATTGGTTTTAAAAACCTGCTGACCAACAAAAATGATGTCATCCGGCCTAGAGTTAAAGTTAAGGCGGATTTCATTTCCATTATGCAAGCTTACCTGGTTGGCAACGATGATCGTACCATTACTGGTTCTCCCATAAAAAGCTCGATTGGGTGTACCTTTTCTAAATACAACAACATCGCTGAGGGTGAGCCTTGCCTGACTTTGGATGGCATCCCAACTGATAGATTGAATTCGGATGGGTTCAAGTAAAGTTGACTGCCCAAGATAATGGGCG includes:
- a CDS encoding endo-1,4-beta-xylanase — encoded protein: MKAQTTLLLMVLLSAWIAGCSPKVTESREVLPQGMDDFYAEDFHIGAAINRAQILQTDSMAAQLLKQEFNSITPENIMKWMYIHPGPDSFNFDMADRFINLGESQDKFIVGHTLVWHSQLAPWVESIIDDKIFEASFDTHIQEIAGRYAGKIDAWDVVNEALNEDGSLRKSIFLEKMGEDYLSRAFKQAAGADPNAELYYNDYNLCQEKKRAGAIALIKQLQEDGCKVDGVGIQAHWSLLGPSIEEIEESILEYSALGIKVMFTELDVTVLPNPWDLQGAEVSQNYEGSPFMNPYPEALPDSVQEALAKRYEDIFMLFLKHKDKISRVTFWGVHDGQSWLNGWPIKGRTNYPLIFDRNYQPKKAYEILRILKIPS
- a CDS encoding glycoside hydrolase family 43 protein, which translates into the protein MPEDSIDHIDFDELDRKAISAPLVDHLFTADPSAHVFQGRIYIYPSHDIDAGIPFNDNGDHFGMRDYHVFSMDSPGSGLIDHGVALDVQDVPWAERQMWAPDAAEKGGKYYLYFPAKRADGIFQIGVAIADHPAGPFIAEAEAIKGSYSIDPAVFEDEGSYYLYFGGIWGGQLQKYRNNRYEEDNEEPKPHEAALGPIMARLRADMKEMVEEPRELQILDEDGEPLLAGDNDRRFFEAPWVHKYKGKYYFSYSTGDTHFICYAIGDNPYGPFTYAGRILNPVVGWTSHHSICEVEGKWYLFYHDSSLSKGITHLRSMKMTEIHYDDQGYIQTIDPYVE
- a CDS encoding alpha-galactosidase: MDRTIAISEFPELMQFGDTGPFELSINKREEEKDLLIYSISLKTDRKSSPQPITLRWKLPSRHVNGVWKPGGLHDKRLQYDWELEHVKSRISVNAPVVSVFGHDDRNVITFACSDAINLLEMNALLREEDQHLYCHLALFTERHPEIFEYSAELRIDVREQSFHQSLKDCSQWWESFEASRPAPVPPLAKLPLYSTWYNFHQDLEEEILLEECRIAKEMGYDLIILDDGWQTMDTNRGYDYTGDWQPDRFPDMASFVEKVHETGMKIGIWYSVPFCGKKSKAYQKFKGKFLTENHRWAPVFDPRYPEVREHLIGLYTHAVKHWKLDALKLDFIDDFQVYPETVLTSEDGRDYANVNEGVDRLLEDAIKALTEIRPDIAIEFRQQYIGPVMRKFGNMFRAFDCPIDPVSNRIRITDVKLLCGDSAVHSDMLIWHPEEEVEVAALQLLNAFFGVPQMSVHLRNTSEQYLQMIRHYTSFWKQHADLIMHGNFIPHNPLGNYPLLEVEKDGHRIIGVYDEMLAPIGDARINDLLNAKSSANLAIRYDGPESIFLVRSWDCKGHLKLSKELNLGKGLFELSVPPAGRLRLEKVQQSM
- a CDS encoding MFS transporter, with product MEATTSISHKLSVKEKIGYALGDLSANLIFQTLMTFLAFFYTDVYKIPSETAGVIIFLGGFVGAFFNVIMGAIADRTHTRWGKFRPWILWTAVPFGVIAMLAFSTPDFGPNGKVVYALITYFLLVIVYSANNLPYSALSGVLTGDMAERNSLSSYRFVAVMVAQFIIQVLLLPLVLILGDGDQAAGFKDTMTIFAVVGVIFLLITFLTTKERIIPAPEQKSSILQDLKDLSKNKPWVAMLVMTILIFITLALKGGMYIYYFQNYLSEAHMLSFLADIGFNGFIDSLNGLLNSMGLSNFQWPEDAPTSAFSLFNAGGIIFMIVGIMFSKPLADKYGKRDVFGIGLLFSALFLILFYFYSPSSIGLVFITQILHGFAYGITIPLLWAMIADVADYSEWKNDRRATAIIFSAMIFGLKAGLSIGGSLVAWLLAGYGYEVEAATQSASAINGINLSISIYPGLIFIMAVACLFFYEINKKMELQIEEELKKRRT
- a CDS encoding 6-bladed beta-propeller, translated to MSTNSRRAFLKKAGTGLAAATFIPSTFTILKAKPQLSEEIIGHGKYRYRVHKAWGDLNPSNTPVNNCHEMVMDSKGRLIMVTDETKNNILVYDKSGKLLDSWGHEYPGGHGLTLWDEGGEDRLFICDPGLDKVFKTSIDGKVLLTIEHPKTIGEYEDDWAFSPTETAIGPNGDIYVADGYGSQYILQYNSKGEFIRKFGGRGDKDEQFATAHGVTLDTRDSNNPTLLCTSRAHNAFKRFSLDGKYLSTIFLPGAFVCRAVIDDDNLYAGVCWSRKRYYNRTPDSGFVTILNGENKVISNPGGSKPKYRKGELQMMVQEQNIFNHCHDVCIDEDKNIYVCQWNANKTYPIKLERV